From the bacterium genome, one window contains:
- a CDS encoding phenylacetate--CoA ligase codes for MFWSPEIESMDRARLGRLQLERLKRSVETAARSPFYSRAFADAGVKADDIRGLEDVRRLPFTTKQDLRDGYPAGMLACPRDKVVRMHASSGTTGQATVIYHTREDLDAWTDLVTRGLVMAGCTESDVFQNMMTYGLFTGGLGLHYGAERLGMMTIPIGGGNTHRQLQFFRDFGTTVIHITPSYALHVIDVIRDAGLSPDGFDLRVLIFGGEPYSESTRDKLEEAYGVTAFNCYGLSELNGPGVAFECRRSPGMHVWEDNFLVEVVNPETLEPVPFGEIGEVVLTNLNRTAMPLIRYRTRDLAALFEETGCPCGRGFRRLSRITGRTDDMLIIRGVNVFPSQIEHILMEAPEVGNNYEIVLSREDNLDRIKVRVEICAEAFHGDLSELRALRHRLQHALREEVMVNVEADLLEPGTLPPVIGKAKRVIDNRCL; via the coding sequence ATGTTCTGGAGCCCCGAAATCGAGTCCATGGACCGGGCCCGCCTCGGCCGTCTCCAATTGGAGCGGCTGAAGCGGTCGGTCGAAACCGCCGCCCGGTCGCCGTTCTACTCCCGGGCTTTCGCCGACGCCGGAGTGAAGGCGGACGATATCCGAGGCCTGGAAGACGTGCGTCGTCTTCCTTTCACCACCAAGCAGGATCTCCGCGACGGTTACCCCGCGGGAATGCTGGCGTGTCCCCGGGACAAGGTGGTGAGAATGCACGCCTCCTCGGGAACCACCGGCCAGGCGACGGTGATCTACCACACCCGCGAAGATCTCGACGCCTGGACCGACCTCGTCACCCGCGGGCTGGTCATGGCCGGATGCACGGAATCCGACGTCTTCCAGAACATGATGACCTACGGGCTTTTCACCGGCGGTCTCGGGCTTCACTACGGGGCCGAGCGCCTGGGGATGATGACCATCCCCATCGGGGGCGGAAACACCCACCGCCAGCTCCAGTTCTTCCGGGATTTCGGCACCACGGTCATCCACATCACCCCCAGCTACGCCCTCCACGTCATCGACGTCATCCGCGACGCCGGTCTATCCCCGGACGGTTTCGATCTCCGCGTCCTGATCTTCGGAGGGGAACCCTACTCGGAGTCGACCCGGGACAAGCTGGAGGAGGCTTACGGGGTGACCGCCTTCAACTGTTACGGTCTCTCCGAGCTGAACGGCCCCGGCGTGGCCTTCGAATGCCGCCGCAGTCCGGGCATGCATGTCTGGGAAGACAATTTCCTGGTCGAAGTCGTCAACCCCGAAACCCTCGAACCGGTTCCCTTCGGAGAAATCGGGGAAGTGGTCCTGACCAACCTCAACCGGACGGCGATGCCCCTCATCCGGTACCGGACGCGGGACCTGGCCGCGCTCTTCGAGGAGACCGGGTGCCCCTGCGGACGGGGGTTCCGGCGGCTTTCGCGGATCACCGGACGCACCGACGACATGCTCATCATCCGCGGCGTCAACGTCTTTCCCAGCCAGATCGAGCATATCCTCATGGAAGCTCCGGAGGTGGGGAACAACTACGAGATCGTTCTTTCCCGGGAGGACAACCTGGACCGGATCAAGGTCAGGGTGGAGATCTGCGCCGAAGCCTTTCACGGCGATCTGAGCGAACTGCGCGCGCTCCGGCACCGGCTTCAACACGCGCTCCGGGAGGAAGTCATGGTCAACGTCGAAGCGGATCTGCTCGAACCCGGGACGCTGCCCCCCGTGATCGGGAAAGCCAAACGGGTCATCGACAACCGATGTTTATAG